In a genomic window of Rhizobium acidisoli:
- the nifD gene encoding nitrogenase molybdenum-iron protein alpha chain, with translation MSLDYENDSVLHEKLIAEVLAQYPDKAAKRRKKHLSVATSGDEPGDEPKALSECDVKSNIKSIPGVMTIRGCAYAGSKGVVWGPVKDMVHISHGPVGCGHYSWSQRRNYYVGLTGIDTFVTLQFTSDFQEKDIVFGGDKKLEQVIDEIEALFPLNNGISVQSECPIGLIGDDIEAVSRKKAKEHEKTIVPVRCEGFRGVSQSLGHHIANDAIRDWVFDKNEVEFETGPYDVNVVGDYNIGGDAWATRILLEEVGLRVVGNWSGDATLAEVERAPKAKLNLIHCYRSMNYICRHMEEKYGIPWMEYNFFGPSQIETSLREIAKHFGPEIVDKTEAVITKYRPLVDAVVDKYRPRLEGKTVMLYVGGLRPRHVITAYEDLGMRIVGTGYEFAHNDDYQRTGHYVNKGTLIYDDVTGYELEKFIEGIRPDLVGSGIKEKYPVQKMGIPFRQMHSWDYSGPYHGYDGFAIFARDMDLAINNPVWDLYDVPWKKKAAPAEAVAAE, from the coding sequence ATGAGCCTTGATTACGAGAATGACAGCGTTTTGCATGAAAAGCTCATTGCGGAAGTGTTAGCGCAATATCCAGACAAGGCGGCAAAGCGCCGCAAGAAGCACCTCAGCGTCGCAACGAGCGGCGACGAGCCTGGCGATGAGCCGAAGGCGCTTTCCGAATGCGACGTCAAATCAAACATCAAGTCCATTCCGGGCGTGATGACGATCCGCGGCTGCGCCTATGCCGGCTCCAAAGGCGTGGTATGGGGGCCGGTCAAGGACATGGTCCACATCTCGCACGGGCCGGTCGGTTGCGGTCATTATTCCTGGTCGCAACGCCGCAACTACTACGTCGGCCTGACGGGCATCGACACGTTCGTGACGCTGCAGTTCACCTCAGACTTCCAGGAAAAGGACATCGTGTTCGGCGGCGACAAGAAGCTTGAACAGGTCATCGACGAGATCGAGGCGCTTTTCCCCCTCAACAACGGCATCAGCGTGCAGTCGGAATGCCCGATCGGGCTGATTGGCGACGACATTGAAGCGGTGTCGCGCAAGAAGGCCAAGGAGCACGAAAAGACGATCGTGCCGGTGCGCTGCGAGGGCTTCCGCGGCGTCTCGCAATCGCTCGGCCACCACATCGCCAACGACGCCATCCGTGACTGGGTTTTCGACAAGAACGAAGTCGAGTTCGAGACCGGCCCTTATGACGTCAACGTCGTCGGCGACTACAATATCGGTGGCGACGCGTGGGCTACGCGCATTCTATTGGAGGAGGTGGGGCTGCGCGTGGTCGGCAACTGGTCGGGTGATGCCACGCTCGCTGAGGTCGAGCGCGCGCCAAAGGCCAAGCTCAACCTCATCCACTGCTACCGCTCGATGAACTACATCTGTCGGCACATGGAGGAAAAGTACGGCATCCCGTGGATGGAATACAATTTCTTTGGTCCGTCCCAGATCGAAACCTCCCTGCGCGAAATAGCCAAGCACTTCGGTCCGGAAATCGTCGACAAGACCGAGGCTGTCATCACCAAGTACCGGCCCCTGGTCGATGCTGTCGTCGACAAGTACCGGCCGCGCCTCGAAGGCAAGACGGTGATGCTCTATGTCGGCGGCCTGCGTCCTCGCCACGTCATCACGGCCTATGAGGACCTCGGCATGCGGATCGTCGGCACCGGCTACGAGTTCGCCCACAACGACGACTATCAGCGCACCGGCCATTATGTGAACAAGGGTACGCTGATCTATGACGACGTGACCGGTTACGAGCTGGAAAAGTTCATCGAAGGCATCCGCCCCGACCTTGTTGGGTCCGGCATCAAAGAGAAGTATCCGGTGCAGAAGATGGGCATCCCCTTCCGCCAGATGCACTCCTGGGATTATTCGGGCCCCTATCACGGCTATGACGGCTTTGCCATATTCGCCCGCGACATGGATCTGGCCATCAATAATCCGGTGTGGGATCTCTACGACGTCCCCTGGAAAAAAAAGGCCGCGCCAGCTGAGGCGGTTGCGGCCGAATGA
- the nifH gene encoding nitrogenase iron protein codes for MSDLRQIAFYGKGGIGKSTTSQNTLAALVDLGQKILIVGCDPKADSTRLILNAKAQDTVLHLAAQEGSVEDLELEDVLKAGYKGIKCVESGGPEPGVGCAGRGVITSINFLEENGAYDDVDYVSYDVLGDVVCGGFAMPIRENKAQEIYIVMSGEMMALYAANNIAKGILKYAHSGGVRLGGLICNERQTDRELDLSEALAARLNSKLIHFVPRDNIVQHAELRKMTVIQYAPDSKQAGEYRALAEKIHANSGQGTIPTPITMEELEDMLLDFGIMKSDEQMLAELQAKESAVAAAQ; via the coding sequence ATGTCAGATTTGCGTCAAATCGCATTTTACGGCAAAGGGGGGATCGGCAAGTCCACCACCTCCCAAAATACGCTCGCAGCGCTTGTCGACCTCGGGCAGAAGATCCTGATCGTCGGATGCGACCCGAAAGCCGACTCCACCCGGCTGATCCTGAACGCCAAAGCACAGGACACGGTTCTGCATCTGGCAGCACAGGAAGGTTCGGTGGAAGATCTTGAGCTCGAGGACGTGCTCAAGGCCGGCTACAAGGGCATCAAGTGTGTGGAGTCCGGCGGTCCGGAACCGGGCGTCGGCTGCGCCGGGCGCGGCGTCATCACCTCGATCAATTTCCTCGAGGAGAACGGCGCTTATGACGATGTCGACTACGTCTCCTATGACGTGCTTGGCGATGTGGTGTGCGGTGGTTTCGCGATGCCGATCCGTGAGAACAAGGCCCAGGAGATCTACATCGTGATGTCCGGCGAGATGATGGCGCTCTATGCCGCCAACAACATCGCCAAGGGCATCCTGAAATATGCCCATTCCGGCGGCGTGCGGCTCGGCGGCCTGATCTGTAACGAGCGCCAGACGGACCGCGAGCTCGACCTCTCCGAGGCGCTGGCTGCCAGGCTCAATTCCAAGCTCATCCACTTTGTGCCGCGTGACAACATCGTCCAGCACGCCGAGCTCAGGAAGATGACGGTGATCCAGTACGCGCCGGACTCCAAGCAGGCCGGGGAATATCGGGCGCTAGCCGAGAAGATCCATGCCAATTCGGGCCAAGGGACCATTCCGACCCCGATTACCATGGAAGAGCTCGAAGACATGCTGCTCGACTTCGGCATCATGAAGAGCGACGAGCAGATGCTGGCCGAACTACAGGCCAAGGAGTCAGCGGTGGCTGCGGCTCAATAA
- the nodA gene encoding nodulation N-acyltransferase NodA, which translates to MSPQVRWKVCWENELELSDHTELADFFRKTYGPTGAYNALPFEGARSWSGARPELRVIGYDAHGVAAHMGLLRRFVRVGEVDLLVCELGLWGVRPDLEGYGINSMRIVYPVLQQLGVRFAFGGVRQALRNLVLRLCRNGLATVLEGVRVRSTLADVYLNLPPTRCENVILVVFPIGCSMSDWPSGTLIERNGPEL; encoded by the coding sequence ATGAGCCCTCAGGTGCGGTGGAAAGTGTGCTGGGAAAACGAGTTGGAGCTCTCTGACCACACGGAGCTCGCAGATTTCTTTCGGAAGACCTATGGGCCAACTGGCGCTTACAACGCCCTTCCATTCGAAGGTGCTCGTAGTTGGTCAGGAGCTAGGCCCGAGCTTCGCGTAATAGGCTATGATGCGCACGGTGTGGCCGCTCATATGGGGTTGTTGCGTCGTTTCGTTCGGGTTGGCGAGGTCGATCTACTCGTATGCGAGCTTGGATTGTGGGGCGTGCGTCCAGATCTTGAGGGGTACGGCATCAATTCAATGCGCATTGTTTACCCAGTGCTGCAGCAACTTGGCGTTCGGTTTGCGTTCGGCGGTGTTCGGCAGGCGTTGCGCAACCTTGTTCTCAGGCTCTGCCGAAATGGTCTTGCGACTGTTTTGGAAGGGGTACGCGTGCGATCCACCCTTGCCGATGTTTATCTCAACCTCCCGCCGACGCGCTGTGAAAACGTAATTCTGGTAGTATTCCCAATAGGATGCTCAATGAGTGACTGGCCATCGGGGACCTTGATCGAGCGGAATGGCCCTGAGCTATGA
- the nodD2 gene encoding transcriptional regulator NodD2 produces MRFKGLDLNLLVALDALTTERNLTAAARSINLSQPAMSAAIGRLRDYFRDELFTMNGRELRLTPRAEGLASAVRETLLQVQCSIISWEPFNPSKSDRCFRIVLSDFMMLIYFNKIIERVAREAPAVSFELLPLDSDPYEMLSRGDVDFLILPEFFLSGAHPSAKLFTEKFVCVACSTNVDLPSALTIEQYVSMGHVAAAFGRFLKPSVEGWFLLENGIQRRVEVVVQGFSLIPSVLRGTKRIANLPLRLVEHYESTFPLRIINLPLPLPVFTEAVQWPALHNADPGSIWFREILVEEASHMISSNAPKIHGSLQ; encoded by the coding sequence ATGCGTTTCAAGGGTCTTGATCTAAACCTGCTCGTTGCACTGGACGCGCTCACGACCGAGCGCAACCTAACGGCTGCCGCACGTAGTATCAATCTAAGTCAGCCAGCCATGAGTGCCGCCATTGGCAGGCTGCGGGACTATTTCCGCGACGAATTGTTTACAATGAATGGTCGAGAACTTCGGCTGACGCCACGTGCCGAAGGACTTGCCTCGGCAGTGCGCGAAACTCTCTTGCAAGTACAATGCTCAATCATCTCTTGGGAGCCATTTAACCCGTCGAAGTCTGACAGATGCTTTAGAATAGTTCTGTCCGATTTCATGATGCTGATATACTTCAATAAGATCATTGAGCGCGTTGCTCGAGAAGCGCCCGCAGTCAGCTTCGAGTTGCTGCCTTTAGATAGTGATCCGTACGAAATGCTTAGCCGCGGTGACGTCGATTTCCTCATCCTGCCTGAATTTTTTCTCTCGGGCGCACATCCGAGCGCAAAGCTGTTCACAGAGAAATTTGTATGTGTAGCCTGTTCGACAAATGTGGACCTACCTTCAGCGCTGACGATTGAGCAATATGTTTCCATGGGACACGTCGCTGCCGCGTTTGGGCGCTTTTTGAAGCCATCGGTCGAGGGCTGGTTCTTGCTCGAGAATGGGATTCAGAGGCGGGTGGAGGTCGTCGTGCAAGGGTTTAGCTTAATACCATCAGTCCTGCGTGGCACGAAACGCATAGCTAACCTACCGCTTCGCTTAGTCGAGCATTACGAAAGTACTTTCCCTTTGCGGATCATCAACCTTCCGTTACCGCTTCCCGTCTTCACCGAAGCTGTTCAATGGCCAGCGCTACATAATGCCGATCCAGGGAGCATCTGGTTTAGGGAGATATTGGTTGAGGAAGCTTCCCATATGATTTCCTCCAACGCACCTAAAATACATGGCTCGCTGCAATAA
- the nodD3 gene encoding transcriptional regulator NodD3 produces MRFKGLDLNLLVALDALMIERNLTAAARSINLSQPAMSAAVRRLRSYFRDELFTMRGREFVPTPRAEDLAPAIREALQHIRLNIISWDKFTPDQSDRHFRVSLCDFVTVVLFQKILERLAREAPGISFDLLPLTDNPDELLRRGDVDFLISPPLFMSSAHPKIDLFQERLTCVGCSNNKQLEEALTAEEYSSMGHAVVRFGRTQQPTIEDCFLQEHGLKRRVEVVVSSFSMIPAALMGTDRIATIPLRLVGLFEEKIPLRMTAPPITLPTFTEAVQWPVLQDKDPANIWMRDIMVQEAARLP; encoded by the coding sequence ATGCGATTTAAGGGCCTCGATCTCAACCTCCTTGTCGCGCTCGATGCACTAATGATTGAGCGCAACCTTACTGCGGCGGCACGTAGCATCAATCTGAGCCAGCCCGCAATGAGTGCAGCCGTCCGACGGCTCCGCTCCTATTTCCGCGATGAACTTTTTACGATGCGTGGTCGTGAATTTGTTCCAACGCCGCGTGCGGAAGACCTCGCGCCTGCGATTCGTGAAGCTTTACAGCATATTCGGCTCAACATCATATCCTGGGATAAATTTACTCCTGATCAATCAGATCGTCATTTCAGAGTAAGCTTGTGCGATTTCGTTACAGTTGTTCTTTTTCAGAAGATACTGGAGCGTCTTGCGCGGGAGGCGCCCGGCATTAGCTTTGACTTGCTGCCTCTTACTGACAATCCAGACGAGCTCTTGCGACGCGGCGACGTAGACTTCCTTATTAGCCCACCGTTATTCATGTCGAGCGCGCACCCTAAGATAGATCTATTTCAGGAACGACTGACTTGCGTCGGCTGCAGTAATAACAAACAACTTGAGGAAGCCCTTACTGCCGAGGAGTATTCATCGATGGGGCACGCGGTAGTTAGGTTCGGTCGGACGCAGCAGCCTACCATAGAAGATTGCTTCTTGCAGGAGCATGGCCTCAAGAGGCGGGTCGAAGTCGTTGTTTCAAGCTTTAGCATGATCCCCGCCGCCCTGATGGGCACTGATCGCATCGCAACCATTCCATTACGATTAGTTGGGCTTTTTGAGGAGAAGATACCATTGCGGATGACTGCGCCCCCGATAACGCTGCCGACATTCACCGAGGCGGTCCAATGGCCGGTACTTCAAGACAAAGATCCGGCGAATATCTGGATGCGAGATATAATGGTTCAGGAGGCAGCGCGATTGCCGTGA